The following are encoded in a window of Candidatus Methylomirabilis sp. genomic DNA:
- the rplQ gene encoding 50S ribosomal protein L17 has protein sequence MRHRKAGRKLGRTTAHREMLLRNLLTSLFHYEKIVTTEAKAKELRKLADKVVTLAKRGDLHARRQAAEVVLDEDVLKKLFDSIGSRFKDRNGGYTRMTKLEYRMGDGAPLAAMELVEIGADTEPPATPAKRRSRRVEKGKAPKLKPAESLPAHSPGAERAVSP, from the coding sequence ATGCGACACAGGAAAGCTGGGAGAAAGCTTGGTCGAACTACGGCTCATCGAGAGATGCTGCTCCGTAATCTGCTGACATCGCTCTTTCATTACGAGAAGATCGTCACAACTGAGGCGAAGGCCAAAGAGCTGCGTAAGCTGGCAGACAAGGTGGTCACGCTAGCCAAGCGCGGAGATTTACATGCGCGCCGACAGGCAGCCGAGGTTGTCCTGGACGAGGACGTCTTAAAAAAGCTGTTTGACTCAATCGGTAGCCGCTTTAAGGATCGAAACGGGGGCTATACGAGGATGACAAAGCTGGAGTACAGGATGGGGGACGGCGCCCCGCTTGCGGCCATGGAGTTGGTAGAGATCGGTGCCGATACCGAGCCTCCGGCAACGCCTGCTAAACGTCGTAGCAGGCGTGTGGAGAAGGGGAAAGCACCGAAACTGAAGCCGGCCGAATCCTTGCCCGCCCATTCACCTGGTGCCGAAAGGGCGGTCAGTCCCTGA